AAATAATTGTGGCAAAATAGAATTCGCTTGTAATGCTTGTCATCATAATTTCTTCTAAAATATATTACTTGATACTATTTTTTTGTAAACATGTTTCCATCAAATTACTTCCAACAAAACAGAGGTGAAAAGTTGGATTTCAATTAACAGACATTTTTCCATCTTCAAATGTAGCATCTGTATGTGTATGCTGTTCTAGTGTTTGAAGCAATGGCTACCTATGTTGGACAAGTATCGGTGCTGTCGCTCGTTGCGATATTTGGTGCAGCAACCACCGCCTTGGTACGATATCGGATCTCCTATTATGATTTAGCTGGTACAGATTCATGATGCCATAAATAAGAATTGCTTGTTCCTGTTCTTTGTAGGTAACTACAGCGAGGAAGGCAGTCACACTTCTACTATCATATCTGatatttacaaaacctttaaccgAGCAGCATTGCAGCGGGCTTCTGTTGATCGCGATGGGAATTGTTCTGAAGCTGCTTCCAGACTACAAAGATTCAAATCCACAGAAACAAAAGCGGAAACAGCAACACCATGAGGATCACATTGGGCAAGATGAAGAGAGGAATTCATTAGTCTGAAGAACAGTAGATTCTACTAATGTTCCCAATTTGTTTCTAGTGAGAATATGTACACTATGGTGGTGGAGTGCCTGCCTTCCTTTACTGCTGCTCTCTTTGAAATCAATGGCTCGGTTCAACTCAACGTAAACTACACTGCTGGTTGTCTGCATAACCTTGTAGGTACTGTTCTCTAGGTTGACTAAGCTGGAGAGAGTATATTGCCAACATAGATGGCATAATCTTCTCCATGACTCATGGAAAGGAAATAATTCTGTTCATGAAGAATTATATTGAGAGATTGTTTTCATGGTTTGAACCTTACTCATTATTACTTTGGATTTAATAAGTGTTATTGGTTTGATGTCTACATATCAATGTACATAGTCTTAGTCTTCTAACCTCTAAATGTGGTTACGTTATTTCTGTAACAGCAACATACTGATATAAGATTATCTTATGGTCATACCATATGATTTCTCTTCAACCATCATTTACTTGAGAGTTCTAAAtctcattttataatttttataaaataaaagagtCATATTACATCAAACAAAAGTTTAAGATGGGTTATACACATAATGTGTCACAAAATGTTGGTGACCTCTCCAAATAACACCTTTTGTTTCTTTGGTAATAAATGCTCTTCCATCTTCACACAGGTTTACATTCACTATGTAGAGTAGCACCAACAATGTCGAGACTACACCTTAGAGCAACAATAACATAACACTTCTCAACATATTGACAAGAAAGCAACTCAATATTGCCACAAGGGATCCTCACAAAAAATGTTTAGCTGCTTGATAACAATGACATAGCTATCTTCTTCCTTGGCTGAGCAAGAAAAACCTCGTCAAACCaccatttttgttgatgaaagcCAGCACCTGGCAAGCAACGTTCATATCATGAGAAGCATCAAGCTGGCTAAACAAATTTAGACCAGCCAACACTGGACCAGCAAAGAACCCAAATTTTGGCATATTTTTACCATGTCATCAAGCAAACAGCCTGCACAAAGGAGGTTGATGGTCCCACACAAATCGCCAAATGTGATTCTTACACAAGTGATTTACCACTGATGCATGGAGCAGAACACAGCACATACATTGCGGGGCTCTACTCTACCCACAACAACTTGGACAAAGAGATGAATGTTCATCAAAGGTGCCGGCTTGTGACCATATGCGAGTTATGCTGACAAACACAACATGAAGTAGGATCTCAAACGGGTTCGTCGATTTGAGGTCTGCAGGATGTCAACATACAAGGGAGGACCTAAGGGACGGTGCACTTGAGAGGTGCGTGCATGATGCCCAACGTATGACCGACTCCGAAACCACAAGATCAAGCTGGTCACGCTCACCAAGCCCGATGGTGTGGTTCCTTCTGCTGTGGATGCCAATGGCTCTGGAATTAGTTCCAAGTCCTCTTCTAGCTTCAAGCCCTTTATGATCCAATTCTCTTAAGTCTCGACTAGAGCATGCAGCCGAGTAGGGTAACACAGAGAGCTTCCTCAAGCTTGAGTCTGCACATCACACAGCAGAATGAATGGAAGTTGATCATTTTAAAGAGCACTGAAGACATAAAGAGCAAACTGAAGCAATAGTTACCAGTCTGAGATGCCTTGATCTTTAATTCTTCACTCGTAAAACTGAATGGTTTTTGTTGCTCAGGCATGAAGAAAGCAAAACTTGGCACCACCGGCATTTGTGAGCAGAATCTCATGCCATCCGATTCACAGCCATTCTGGAAAGAGAAGCTGATAGTAGAAGAGAATGGAACATCAACAATAAATGAGGAGCATGATGATCTGCATGTGAATGCAGGCAAAGAATGGTCTTCAACTCTCTGGCAGGGAATGAGGGAACTAGTACTGAAGCTGACATCACGGCTTGCAGACACAAGAGGGGTAGAGAATGAAGAGTTTCCCAGGTCTCCCGGTGTAAAACTGACTTCATGGCATTGCCCGCATGAGACTTCTGGTTGCTGTGTGTGTTCTGTTATCCAGGAATGATCTGCAAAACAAGAAGCCAGCTCAAGACTTGCTAAAACAAGAGACAGGTTAGACACACACAATCATGCAAAAGAAATACGGGTCATGATCTAAGGGACTTCCAGATGGGCTTGTACGATAATTCTAAGACTGCAATACCATATGGAGAACAGAAACACCTAATTAGGAAAAGATAATtgttaatcataaaatttctGTCTTGTCAGCACTATGCTTGTCATTGGAATTCATAAGCCAAGGGGAAATATACGAGAAGGTTCCAGTGGTTCTAGCCACGTCCATGTATTAGATGCTCAATGGTAACTACAATCAAACAGCACATAAACCATGAAGCAGATACATGTGgctctctttcttttattttttataagaatagATAAGAGATAtttaagcataaaatctgtaTGCAAATGCAATAGTGTTGTTCAGATGATATCATTTAAAATTTGTCTGTCAAGTGAATTCTTGCTCAAAGTTTACCTAAAACCTGTTTAGCTGTGAGTCTCTGAGTAGGATCTCTACATAACATTCCTCCAATTAAGTCCTTTGCAGAGTCAGATATGCTTTGCCATGGATCAGATGGAAATCGTAGCTCTGCAGACCTAACTGATTCAAATATCCTTGATTTGGTCTTCCCCCAAAAGGGTGGCATTCCACTAAGAAGAATGTAAAGAATCACTCCAGAACTCCATACATCAGCTGCTTCATTGTATCCCCCAGACAATACCTCTGGTGCAATGTAAAATGGACTTCCAACAGTCCCAGACAAGTTCTGCCCTGTTAATTTATGATGCAATTTGAGAGGCAAATAAAATACATAATGAACAGACTTAATTGTGATAAGAGATAGCGAACAAGAAAATTACCTGGCTTGATATAAGTAGCTAGTCCAAAGTCTGCCAGTTTGATTGGTGAAGATAAAGACTTTGTAGCCAGCAAAATGTTCTCCGGCTTCAGGTCCCTGTGAACCACACCTTTGTCATGGCAGTACATCACGACTTCCATGAGATGCCGGAAGAGAACAGCAGCCTCATGTTCAGAGAAGCAACCATGCTTCTCAAGCCGGTGAAAAAGCTCGCCACCAGCACAGAGCTCCATCACAAGATGCACATAGTCATTATCCTCATATACAGCCTTGAGGTCGACAACGTTGGGGTGGCCTGAGAGCCGTGCCATGACCTCGATCTCAAGCTTGATGCTCCGGATATCCTCAGGCGTGACAAGACGATCCTTGGCAATAGACTTGCAGGCGACCGACTCTCCGGTAAGCATGTCAGAGCAAGCCCTGATAACTCCGAATTGTCCCCAACCCAATTCTTCCAGTAAAACATATCGGTCCTCAAGGTATGATATATGGGGGGTTTCTAGGATGGGATTACTGAGGCCAGGGACCTTGTAGCAGTTGTAAGGTGGATCTCTGCTGTTGCCCTTGGCAACAGCCATAACAAGGAGCTCAAGGCTCCCTCGTGGAAAGTGTTTGCAAGATAAGAAATTGTTACACCTTCGATGTGGCACTGAAAACTACTACACCCACC
The DNA window shown above is from Musa acuminata AAA Group cultivar baxijiao chromosome BXJ2-4, Cavendish_Baxijiao_AAA, whole genome shotgun sequence and carries:
- the LOC135610642 gene encoding calcium-dependent protein kinase 26-like; the encoded protein is MAVAKGNSRDPPYNCYKVPGLSNPILETPHISYLEDRYVLLEELGWGQFGVIRACSDMLTGESVACKSIAKDRLVTPEDIRSIKLEIEVMARLSGHPNVVDLKAVYEDNDYVHLVMELCAGGELFHRLEKHGCFSEHEAAVLFRHLMEVVMYCHDKGVVHRDLKPENILLATKSLSSPIKLADFGLATYIKPGQNLSGTVGSPFYIAPEVLSGGYNEAADVWSSGVILYILLSGMPPFWGKTKSRIFESVRSAELRFPSDPWQSISDSAKDLIGGMLCRDPTQRLTAKQVLDHSWITEHTQQPEVSCGQCHEVSFTPGDLGNSSFSTPLVSASRDVSFSTSSLIPCQRVEDHSLPAFTCRSSCSSFIVDVPFSSTISFSFQNGCESDGMRFCSQMPVVPSFAFFMPEQQKPFSFTSEELKIKASQTDSSLRKLSVLPYSAACSSRDLRELDHKGLEARRGLGTNSRAIGIHSRRNHTIGLGERDQLDLVVSESVIRWASCTHLSSAPSLRSSLVC